The window TAACTTCTTCCAGCATTAAAAATGCGAAAAAAGCCTTCAATCCGGATATGATTCTAGCCTGAGAACTGGCTTGCATTCCCAATTCATTAAGCCAGGAAATAAAAGTTTTTAAATCTTGTACGGTTACTTCGGTTAGTTTAGGTTCAGCATCTAGCGATTGATAATATTGAATCAATTTATCAATATCACCTAAATAAGCATCAACCGAATGACTAGAGAGCGATCTTTCTAAGCGTAAATAAGATTTAAATCCATTAATATATGATTGCCAAAGCATAATTTATTTAAGAATTTTTATAACATTGCAACGTTACAACATTAAACGTTACTGTATAGCATGAAAATACAAATTATCAATGGTCCAAACCTGAATCTTTTAGGCGTTAGAGAACCATCTATCTATGGAAATACAAGCATCGAAGATTATATTATCGAATTAAAAGCGCACTATTCCACTACTGAAATCGATTATTTTCAAAGTAATGTTGAAGGAGAAATTATAAATAAACTTCACGAAGTTGGCTTCAGTTATGATGGAATTGTGCTTAATGCTGGCGGATATACACATACTTCTGTTGCGATTGCTGATGCTATTGCAGCCATTAAAACTCCAGTTGTTGAGGTTCACATTTCTAACATATATGCCAGGGAAGAGTATCGCCACATCTCTTTAACAGGAAAAAATTGCCATGGTGTTTTAACAGGTTTCGGTATGAAAGGCTACCGTTTAGCAATTGAAAGCTTAATCATCAGTTAATTTTTAAGGTCGGAAAAGAATTTAATCTTCTTGATAAAAAATGCCCAAACAATGCTGTTTTTGTAAACACCCGCATGTTGTTTATATGGTATTTGGACAGTATTTCTTTTCTTTGCAGTAATAAATAGCGATTTCATAAAATGATAATGTCCTTTGCTAACAGCGAGTGTAAATTTAAACTCACCTGTTAATAAAAAATGCCACCACGCAATAAAATCAATACACATCCTTATAAAAATTCTGAAAACAGCATCGCCAGCAGGCAAGTTTTTCTGCATAATAATTAAATTATTGCGGAAATTTAAATAGGTTTTAAATGGATTCTGAGTTTGTAAAGTGCCACCACCAACATGGTAGACTTCAGTATCCGGACAATACATTATTTTATAATTAAGGTTTTTTAGGCGCCAGCAGAGATCTATTTCCTCCATATGCGCAAAAAGATCAGCATCTAAACCACCAGCTTCTTTCCAGCATTTGCTTTTAATGAAAAAAGCAGCACCACTGGCCCAAAATACTTCCTTCATTTCATTGTACTGGCCATTATCTATTTCGTATTCATTAAATATTCTTCCGCGACAAAAAGGGTAGGCGTAAATATCTAAATAGCCGCCAGCAGCACCGGCATATTCAAACTGATTTTTATTTTGTTGCCATTTAATTTTAGGCTGAGCAGCGGCAATCTGATGATTACCTTCCATCATCGTAATAATGGGTTTAATCCAGTTGGGCGTTACCTCAACATCCGAATTTAACAGAATAAAATATTCTGCCTCAACATGCGCTAAAACTTTATTATAACCACCTGCAAAACCATAATTGCGATCATTGTTAATAATCTTAACTGATGGAAAATTCTCAATTAAAAATGAAATAGAATCGTCTGTGGATGCATTATCACCAACAATAATTTGAAGATTATCATATTCGGAAAGCAAAACGCTTGGCAAAAATTGTTGTAAAAAATCTTTACCGTTCCAATTTAATATTACAACAGCTACTGAAGGACTCATTATTAATTTTCGGGTTTAAATTTCCAGCGTTTATGGCTCCATAACCAATATTGTGGGTTCTCTTTAATTATTTTTTCCAAAAACTGGAAGTGTAAATCGGTTATCTCAAACTCTTCGGTTTTTGATGGATCGAGGCACATCGGCAAAACATCAACCTCATAATACCCTCTTTTTACAGGCGTAACTTTAAAATAATAAATTGGCCTGTTAGTAGATTTCGCAATTTTTTCTACTCCTAATAGAGCAGCCGTAGGCTGATGAAGAAAATTAGTAAAGTGCTTGGTTTCTTCTTTGGTAGGCGATTGATCGCTAGCAAAACACAATAAGGTAGATTCGTTTTTATAAGTGGCCATTCCACGTAATGTTTGGCGCATGGCGATGAAAATGTTTCCGTACTTTGTTCTGAAATTGTTAAACCAATCTTCAAATATTTTATTTTTAATGGGTTTAAAAATCACTAATGTTTTGCCAGATAAAGCCGCAACGTTTATTCCTAATGCCAAAGTTCCCAATTCCCAGTTTCCATAATGGCCGGTACAAGCTAAAACACTTTGACCAGCATTAAAATGAATAGATAATTGTTCTAATCCTCTAAATTTAACCCGGCGAAGCGTTTCCTTCTCCGACATAGAGGTGAGTTTTATAATCTCAAAAATTAAATCGGCCAAATATTTGAAATATTTTTTCTCAATTTTAATTATTTCTGATTGCGATTTCTCGGGAAATGAGTTTGTGAGATTTAGACGAACAACTTTTTTTCTATATCTAATAACGTAATAAAGCGGATAATATAGTAATCTTGCAAAAAAAAGTAGCAAAGGCAAAGGCAAAAAGGATAGTAAGCATAAAAAAAATACGCCAATATGCGCAATTCCTCTTTTAATCATTATTTTTAAAACGTTTGATCTACAAACATAAATTTTCCAATGGATAATACCGCAATACTTCCCTTATTTTATCTTCCTCCGGTTGGTTATTTTAGTCTAATACAAAAGTTAAATCCAAACTTTTTAATTGAGGAACATGAGCATTTAGTTAAGCAAACTTATAGAAACAGAGCTAGTATTTATTCTCCTAATGGAAAATTAGATATTACCGTACCTATTGTTAAAGGCTCAAAAGCCCACAAAGTGATGAAAGACGTGAGAATTTGTTATGATTATAACTGGCAGCGTTTACATTGGTTAAGTTTGGAGAGTTGCTACCGGAGTTCGGCATATTTTGAATATTATGAAGATGAATTAGCACCTTTCTATAATCAGAAGTTCGAATTTTTATTCGATTATAATATTCAGCTTCTAGCGTGGCTGATAAAAAAATTAAAACTGAATACAGAAATCAAACTCACTTCAGAATATAAAGATGATTTGAGTCCAGAATTAGACTTTAGGGGCATAATGAACCCGAAACGAATGGGTGAAACGGTACGTAATAAGCAATATTATCAGGTTTTTGAAGATCGAAATGATTTTTTACCCAACTTAAGTATAGTTGATTTGTTGTTTAACCAAGGTCCGCAAGCCCGATTATATCTTTAAAATGGCTAAAAATAAACCAAGAAGTAGGCATAAACATTACAAAGTACCAGAACCGGGCACTAGTCCGGGTTTGTATGCTATTGATGAAGACGCATTGAAACCTGTAATTATTTTTCACACTTACAGCGAAAAAACCTACAAAAATGAAACCATAGATTCAATTGATAATATCGATGATCTAACCAGTAACGGTGATTTTTTTTATTGGTTTGACATTAAAGGATTGGCAGATAAAAACATTTTCGAAACCTTGTACGAAAAATTAAATATAAGTCGCTTGGTTTTAGAAGATATTACAAGCTCTTATCAAAGACCAAAATTAGACGAGTACGACCATGATAAATATGTTTTTGCAGTAAGCAGACATCTATTCTTAACACCAGAAAAAGAACTTTGTAATGAGCAAATTTCATTTATTTTAACCGCGAAGTGTTTAATTACCTTTCAAGAAAATTATGAAGATTGCTTCAACCCGGTACGCAAACGCTTAGAGGTTGGTAAGGGAAATATTCGTTTAGGAGGAAGTAGTTACTTAATGTACGCCATTATGGATGTGATTATCGATAATTATTTTTCCCTTTTAAACCATTGGGGAGAGGAGTTAGATGCGATTGAAGATCGGTTATTTGATAATCCTGATAAGAGAATAATGTACGATACCCAAGGC is drawn from Pedobacter mucosus and contains these coding sequences:
- the corA gene encoding magnesium/cobalt transporter CorA, translated to MAKNKPRSRHKHYKVPEPGTSPGLYAIDEDALKPVIIFHTYSEKTYKNETIDSIDNIDDLTSNGDFFYWFDIKGLADKNIFETLYEKLNISRLVLEDITSSYQRPKLDEYDHDKYVFAVSRHLFLTPEKELCNEQISFILTAKCLITFQENYEDCFNPVRKRLEVGKGNIRLGGSSYLMYAIMDVIIDNYFSLLNHWGEELDAIEDRLFDNPDKRIMYDTQGIKRSLITIRKVTWPERDKLNDILRSDSDLISDLTKTYIKDAYDHCIQIIDFVESLKEIASANIDMNLSIISNRMNEIMKVLTIISSIFIPLTFIAGIYGMNFSREDPVTGKVMPQNMPELYQPHGYEIVWAVMVIIAIAQIIYFWRRGWFK
- a CDS encoding WbqC family protein, yielding MDNTAILPLFYLPPVGYFSLIQKLNPNFLIEEHEHLVKQTYRNRASIYSPNGKLDITVPIVKGSKAHKVMKDVRICYDYNWQRLHWLSLESCYRSSAYFEYYEDELAPFYNQKFEFLFDYNIQLLAWLIKKLKLNTEIKLTSEYKDDLSPELDFRGIMNPKRMGETVRNKQYYQVFEDRNDFLPNLSIVDLLFNQGPQARLYL
- a CDS encoding lysophospholipid acyltransferase family protein, with translation MIKRGIAHIGVFFLCLLSFLPLPLLLFFARLLYYPLYYVIRYRKKVVRLNLTNSFPEKSQSEIIKIEKKYFKYLADLIFEIIKLTSMSEKETLRRVKFRGLEQLSIHFNAGQSVLACTGHYGNWELGTLALGINVAALSGKTLVIFKPIKNKIFEDWFNNFRTKYGNIFIAMRQTLRGMATYKNESTLLCFASDQSPTKEETKHFTNFLHQPTAALLGVEKIAKSTNRPIYYFKVTPVKRGYYEVDVLPMCLDPSKTEEFEITDLHFQFLEKIIKENPQYWLWSHKRWKFKPEN
- the aroQ gene encoding type II 3-dehydroquinate dehydratase; the protein is MKIQIINGPNLNLLGVREPSIYGNTSIEDYIIELKAHYSTTEIDYFQSNVEGEIINKLHEVGFSYDGIVLNAGGYTHTSVAIADAIAAIKTPVVEVHISNIYAREEYRHISLTGKNCHGVLTGFGMKGYRLAIESLIIS
- a CDS encoding glycosyltransferase family 2 protein; the encoded protein is MSPSVAVVILNWNGKDFLQQFLPSVLLSEYDNLQIIVGDNASTDDSISFLIENFPSVKIINNDRNYGFAGGYNKVLAHVEAEYFILLNSDVEVTPNWIKPIITMMEGNHQIAAAQPKIKWQQNKNQFEYAGAAGGYLDIYAYPFCRGRIFNEYEIDNGQYNEMKEVFWASGAAFFIKSKCWKEAGGLDADLFAHMEEIDLCWRLKNLNYKIMYCPDTEVYHVGGGTLQTQNPFKTYLNFRNNLIIMQKNLPAGDAVFRIFIRMCIDFIAWWHFLLTGEFKFTLAVSKGHYHFMKSLFITAKKRNTVQIPYKQHAGVYKNSIVWAFFIKKIKFFSDLKN